One genomic window of Tachypleus tridentatus isolate NWPU-2018 chromosome 12, ASM421037v1, whole genome shotgun sequence includes the following:
- the LOC143233460 gene encoding uncharacterized protein LOC143233460: protein MRRRGEVYKETANRFSFLSDVPDDVTSSTETERYSQCSQKLIDAYPEDLDTNLSAELRQFHLYVRHKFSATKAVKTRFSHAELCKIISEDKIECASRNVDISLRIFLTSMVTNCTAERSFSQLKHIKNSNRATMRQERLDALSLLGIEADSLCQISFEDLIKDFTVKISRRKHFSIYINFKLTGF, encoded by the coding sequence atgagaagacgaggagaggtgtacaaagaaacagcaaacagattttctttcctaagtgatgtgcCAGATGACGTCACTTCAtctactgaaactgaaaggtattctcagtgttcccaaaagctaattgatgcttacccagaggacttggacactaatctctctgccGAGCTTCGGCAGTTTCACTTATATGTGcgccataagttcagtgcaacaaaagctgtaaaaaccagattcagtcatgctgaactttgtaaaataatatcagaagacaaaattgagtgtgcaTCTCGAAACGTAGACATTTCActgcgtatatttttaacatcaatggtcacaaattgcacagctgagcgttcattttctcaactcaagcatattaaaaattcCAATAGAGCAACTATGCGACAAGAAAGGctggatgccttgtctctgctTGGTATAGAAGCAGATTCGTTATGTCAGattagttttgaggacttgatcaaagactttacagttaaaatatctagaagaaaacattttagtatttatataaattttaaacttacagGGTTTTAA